The following coding sequences lie in one Monomorium pharaonis isolate MP-MQ-018 chromosome 1, ASM1337386v2, whole genome shotgun sequence genomic window:
- the LOC105835370 gene encoding pantothenate kinase 3 isoform X2, with protein MSPHSHKNNLAPKDMQSNGYSAGSTMAKEARNHSSPSMPWFGMDIGGTLCKLVYFEPKDITRDEADAEVETLKNIRRYLTKNSAYGKTGHRDTHLQMDNACIRGRRGTLHFIRFPTSEMRNFLVLAKSKGLANLVTTVCATGGGAFKFEDNFKKEVNMNLAKFDELDSLIRGMLYIETTNPHECYYWSNPTDDSKCQKVPYDFSKPYPFLLVNIGSGVSILAVYGPENYKRISGTSLGGGTFLGLCCLLTGCNTFEEAIELATGGDNTRVDKLVKDIYGGDYGPFGLPGDLVASSFGQMNSKDRRNNVTKEDLARATLVTITNNIGSIARMCAVNEKIERVVFVGNFLRVNPISMKLLAYAMDYWSRGTLKALFLEHEIIILIFRVTSARWDVYYNLMVNQSKYNGKHWRNSHTTYSIPYDQLRRTFLE; from the exons atgAGTCCGCATAGCCATAAGAATAATTTAGCTCCAAAAGACATGCAGTCTAACGGATACTCTGCTGGCAGTACCATGGCCAAAGAAGCAAGAAATCATTCATCCCCTT CAATGCCTTGGTTTGGGATGGACATCGGTGGTACATTGTGTAAATTAGTGTACTTTGAACCAAAAGATATAACGAGGGATGAGGCGGATGCAGAAGTTGAgacgttgaaaaatattcgacGATATCTCACTAAAAATTCAGCATATGGAAAAACTGGTCATCGCGATACACATTTACAA ATGGATAATGCCTGCATTAGAGGCAGACGAGGAACGTTACATTTCATTAGATTTCCCACGAGCgaaatgagaaattttttagtactAGCAAAATCAAAAGGTCTAGCAAATCTTGTGACTACTGTTTGTGCGACCGGTGGTGGTGCTTTTAAATTCGAAGACAATTTCAAAAAG GAAGTAAATATGAACTTGGCGAAATTCGATGAATTAGATAGTTTAATACGCGGAATGCTCTACATAGAGACTACGAATCCACATGAATGCTATTATTGGTCAAATCCTACCGATGATAGCAAATGCCAAAAAGTACCCTACGACTTTTCTAAACCATATCCTTTTTTG CTTGTTAATATAGGTTCTGGAGTAAGCATATTAGCTGTATATGGaccagaaaattataaaaggatATCTGGAACAAG TTTAGGTGGTGGTACGTTCTTAGGATTATGTTGTCTGCTTACTGGATGCAACACGTTTGAAGAGGCGATAGAATTAGCAACGGGCGGTGATAATACAAGAGTAGATAAATTAGTTAAGGATATTTACGGCGGTGATTATGGTCCTTTTGGTCTTCCTGGAGATTTAGTCGCGAGCag tTTTGGACAAATGAATTCCAAAGATCGCAGAAATAATGTCACAAAGGAAGATTTGGCGCGTGCAACTCTTGTTACTATCACAAATAATATCGGCTCTATTGCGCGTATGTGTGCTGTTAACGAAAAAATTGAGAgg gtTGTATTTGTAGGCAATTTTCTCAGAGTAAATCCCATATCAATGAAGTTGTTGGCCTATGCTATGGATTATTGGTCTAGAGGAACTTTGAAGGCCCTGTTTTTGGAACatgaa ATTATTATCTTGATTTTCAGGGTTACTTCGGCGCGGTGGGATGtctattacaatttaatggTGAATCAATCTAAATATAATGGAAAACATTGGAGGAACAGTCATACAACGTACAGCATTCCATATGACCAACTTCGCAGAACATTTCTCGAGTAA
- the LOC105835370 gene encoding pantothenate kinase 3 isoform X1, which yields MSPHSHKNNLAPKDMQSNGYSAGSTMAKEARNHSSPCESMDSMPWFGMDIGGTLCKLVYFEPKDITRDEADAEVETLKNIRRYLTKNSAYGKTGHRDTHLQMDNACIRGRRGTLHFIRFPTSEMRNFLVLAKSKGLANLVTTVCATGGGAFKFEDNFKKEVNMNLAKFDELDSLIRGMLYIETTNPHECYYWSNPTDDSKCQKVPYDFSKPYPFLLVNIGSGVSILAVYGPENYKRISGTSLGGGTFLGLCCLLTGCNTFEEAIELATGGDNTRVDKLVKDIYGGDYGPFGLPGDLVASSFGQMNSKDRRNNVTKEDLARATLVTITNNIGSIARMCAVNEKIERVVFVGNFLRVNPISMKLLAYAMDYWSRGTLKALFLEHEIIILIFRVTSARWDVYYNLMVNQSKYNGKHWRNSHTTYSIPYDQLRRTFLE from the exons atgAGTCCGCATAGCCATAAGAATAATTTAGCTCCAAAAGACATGCAGTCTAACGGATACTCTGCTGGCAGTACCATGGCCAAAGAAGCAAGAAATCATTCATCCCCTTGTGAGTCAATGGATT CAATGCCTTGGTTTGGGATGGACATCGGTGGTACATTGTGTAAATTAGTGTACTTTGAACCAAAAGATATAACGAGGGATGAGGCGGATGCAGAAGTTGAgacgttgaaaaatattcgacGATATCTCACTAAAAATTCAGCATATGGAAAAACTGGTCATCGCGATACACATTTACAA ATGGATAATGCCTGCATTAGAGGCAGACGAGGAACGTTACATTTCATTAGATTTCCCACGAGCgaaatgagaaattttttagtactAGCAAAATCAAAAGGTCTAGCAAATCTTGTGACTACTGTTTGTGCGACCGGTGGTGGTGCTTTTAAATTCGAAGACAATTTCAAAAAG GAAGTAAATATGAACTTGGCGAAATTCGATGAATTAGATAGTTTAATACGCGGAATGCTCTACATAGAGACTACGAATCCACATGAATGCTATTATTGGTCAAATCCTACCGATGATAGCAAATGCCAAAAAGTACCCTACGACTTTTCTAAACCATATCCTTTTTTG CTTGTTAATATAGGTTCTGGAGTAAGCATATTAGCTGTATATGGaccagaaaattataaaaggatATCTGGAACAAG TTTAGGTGGTGGTACGTTCTTAGGATTATGTTGTCTGCTTACTGGATGCAACACGTTTGAAGAGGCGATAGAATTAGCAACGGGCGGTGATAATACAAGAGTAGATAAATTAGTTAAGGATATTTACGGCGGTGATTATGGTCCTTTTGGTCTTCCTGGAGATTTAGTCGCGAGCag tTTTGGACAAATGAATTCCAAAGATCGCAGAAATAATGTCACAAAGGAAGATTTGGCGCGTGCAACTCTTGTTACTATCACAAATAATATCGGCTCTATTGCGCGTATGTGTGCTGTTAACGAAAAAATTGAGAgg gtTGTATTTGTAGGCAATTTTCTCAGAGTAAATCCCATATCAATGAAGTTGTTGGCCTATGCTATGGATTATTGGTCTAGAGGAACTTTGAAGGCCCTGTTTTTGGAACatgaa ATTATTATCTTGATTTTCAGGGTTACTTCGGCGCGGTGGGATGtctattacaatttaatggTGAATCAATCTAAATATAATGGAAAACATTGGAGGAACAGTCATACAACGTACAGCATTCCATATGACCAACTTCGCAGAACATTTCTCGAGTAA
- the LOC105835370 gene encoding pantothenate kinase 3 isoform X3, producing the protein MSPHSHKNNLAPKDMQSNGYSAGSTMAKEARNHSSPCESMDSMPWFGMDIGGTLCKLVYFEPKDITRDEADAEVETLKNIRRYLTKNSAYGKTGHRDTHLQMDNACIRGRRGTLHFIRFPTSEMRNFLVLAKSKGLANLVTTVCATGGGAFKFEDNFKKEVNMNLAKFDELDSLIRGMLYIETTNPHECYYWSNPTDDSKCQKVPYDFSKPYPFLLVNIGSGVSILAVYGPENYKRISGTSLGGGTFLGLCCLLTGCNTFEEAIELATGGDNTRVDKLVKDIYGGDYGPFGLPGDLVASSFGQMNSKDRRNNVTKEDLARATLVTITNNIGSIARMCAVNEKIERVVFVGNFLRVNPISMKLLAYAMDYWSRGTLKALFLEHEGYFGAVGCLLQFNGESI; encoded by the exons atgAGTCCGCATAGCCATAAGAATAATTTAGCTCCAAAAGACATGCAGTCTAACGGATACTCTGCTGGCAGTACCATGGCCAAAGAAGCAAGAAATCATTCATCCCCTTGTGAGTCAATGGATT CAATGCCTTGGTTTGGGATGGACATCGGTGGTACATTGTGTAAATTAGTGTACTTTGAACCAAAAGATATAACGAGGGATGAGGCGGATGCAGAAGTTGAgacgttgaaaaatattcgacGATATCTCACTAAAAATTCAGCATATGGAAAAACTGGTCATCGCGATACACATTTACAA ATGGATAATGCCTGCATTAGAGGCAGACGAGGAACGTTACATTTCATTAGATTTCCCACGAGCgaaatgagaaattttttagtactAGCAAAATCAAAAGGTCTAGCAAATCTTGTGACTACTGTTTGTGCGACCGGTGGTGGTGCTTTTAAATTCGAAGACAATTTCAAAAAG GAAGTAAATATGAACTTGGCGAAATTCGATGAATTAGATAGTTTAATACGCGGAATGCTCTACATAGAGACTACGAATCCACATGAATGCTATTATTGGTCAAATCCTACCGATGATAGCAAATGCCAAAAAGTACCCTACGACTTTTCTAAACCATATCCTTTTTTG CTTGTTAATATAGGTTCTGGAGTAAGCATATTAGCTGTATATGGaccagaaaattataaaaggatATCTGGAACAAG TTTAGGTGGTGGTACGTTCTTAGGATTATGTTGTCTGCTTACTGGATGCAACACGTTTGAAGAGGCGATAGAATTAGCAACGGGCGGTGATAATACAAGAGTAGATAAATTAGTTAAGGATATTTACGGCGGTGATTATGGTCCTTTTGGTCTTCCTGGAGATTTAGTCGCGAGCag tTTTGGACAAATGAATTCCAAAGATCGCAGAAATAATGTCACAAAGGAAGATTTGGCGCGTGCAACTCTTGTTACTATCACAAATAATATCGGCTCTATTGCGCGTATGTGTGCTGTTAACGAAAAAATTGAGAgg gtTGTATTTGTAGGCAATTTTCTCAGAGTAAATCCCATATCAATGAAGTTGTTGGCCTATGCTATGGATTATTGGTCTAGAGGAACTTTGAAGGCCCTGTTTTTGGAACatgaa GGTTACTTCGGCGCGGTGGGATGtctattacaatttaatggTGAATCAATCTAA
- the LOC105835370 gene encoding pantothenate kinase 3 isoform X4: MTMPWFGMDIGGTLCKLVYFEPKDITRDEADAEVETLKNIRRYLTKNSAYGKTGHRDTHLQMDNACIRGRRGTLHFIRFPTSEMRNFLVLAKSKGLANLVTTVCATGGGAFKFEDNFKKEVNMNLAKFDELDSLIRGMLYIETTNPHECYYWSNPTDDSKCQKVPYDFSKPYPFLLVNIGSGVSILAVYGPENYKRISGTSLGGGTFLGLCCLLTGCNTFEEAIELATGGDNTRVDKLVKDIYGGDYGPFGLPGDLVASSFGQMNSKDRRNNVTKEDLARATLVTITNNIGSIARMCAVNEKIERVVFVGNFLRVNPISMKLLAYAMDYWSRGTLKALFLEHEIIILIFRVTSARWDVYYNLMVNQSKYNGKHWRNSHTTYSIPYDQLRRTFLE; this comes from the exons ATGA CAATGCCTTGGTTTGGGATGGACATCGGTGGTACATTGTGTAAATTAGTGTACTTTGAACCAAAAGATATAACGAGGGATGAGGCGGATGCAGAAGTTGAgacgttgaaaaatattcgacGATATCTCACTAAAAATTCAGCATATGGAAAAACTGGTCATCGCGATACACATTTACAA ATGGATAATGCCTGCATTAGAGGCAGACGAGGAACGTTACATTTCATTAGATTTCCCACGAGCgaaatgagaaattttttagtactAGCAAAATCAAAAGGTCTAGCAAATCTTGTGACTACTGTTTGTGCGACCGGTGGTGGTGCTTTTAAATTCGAAGACAATTTCAAAAAG GAAGTAAATATGAACTTGGCGAAATTCGATGAATTAGATAGTTTAATACGCGGAATGCTCTACATAGAGACTACGAATCCACATGAATGCTATTATTGGTCAAATCCTACCGATGATAGCAAATGCCAAAAAGTACCCTACGACTTTTCTAAACCATATCCTTTTTTG CTTGTTAATATAGGTTCTGGAGTAAGCATATTAGCTGTATATGGaccagaaaattataaaaggatATCTGGAACAAG TTTAGGTGGTGGTACGTTCTTAGGATTATGTTGTCTGCTTACTGGATGCAACACGTTTGAAGAGGCGATAGAATTAGCAACGGGCGGTGATAATACAAGAGTAGATAAATTAGTTAAGGATATTTACGGCGGTGATTATGGTCCTTTTGGTCTTCCTGGAGATTTAGTCGCGAGCag tTTTGGACAAATGAATTCCAAAGATCGCAGAAATAATGTCACAAAGGAAGATTTGGCGCGTGCAACTCTTGTTACTATCACAAATAATATCGGCTCTATTGCGCGTATGTGTGCTGTTAACGAAAAAATTGAGAgg gtTGTATTTGTAGGCAATTTTCTCAGAGTAAATCCCATATCAATGAAGTTGTTGGCCTATGCTATGGATTATTGGTCTAGAGGAACTTTGAAGGCCCTGTTTTTGGAACatgaa ATTATTATCTTGATTTTCAGGGTTACTTCGGCGCGGTGGGATGtctattacaatttaatggTGAATCAATCTAAATATAATGGAAAACATTGGAGGAACAGTCATACAACGTACAGCATTCCATATGACCAACTTCGCAGAACATTTCTCGAGTAA